The proteins below are encoded in one region of Vibrio sp. ED004:
- a CDS encoding TerB family tellurite resistance protein: protein MFNSLTSLFKQLVEGSDLGKTPTASPNLAIASLLCEVAGADHAINESEQEAKLHLLQRLLNITEEESKALLAQAEPQVEQSVSLYDFTSQLRELSQPVRIDLIKAMWEVAHADGEIDPLEDSVIRKTAELLYVDHKDFIKSKLSVLGED, encoded by the coding sequence ATGTTTAACTCACTTACCTCGTTATTTAAACAATTAGTTGAAGGCTCTGATTTGGGTAAAACACCCACCGCCTCACCTAACTTAGCTATCGCCAGCTTGTTATGTGAAGTGGCCGGTGCAGACCACGCGATCAACGAATCAGAACAAGAAGCCAAGCTTCACTTACTACAGCGTTTGTTGAACATAACAGAAGAAGAATCCAAAGCCTTATTGGCGCAAGCTGAGCCTCAAGTTGAACAATCTGTTTCTCTGTACGATTTCACTTCTCAACTGCGAGAACTTTCGCAGCCAGTTCGCATAGACTTGATCAAAGCTATGTGGGAAGTCGCGCATGCCGATGGAGAGATTGACCCACTTGAAGATTCAGTGATTCGCAAAACAGCAGAACTACTTTACGTTGACCACAAAGACTTCATCAAAAGTAAATTAAGCGTTCTGGGCGAAGATTAG
- a CDS encoding 3'-5' exonuclease, translated as MNHNRVVCFDLEMCCWSKDGVGTTGEIIEVGLAEIDLVSGTIVKRAQYYVKPEKDEVSLFCAELTGITPRKIEKQGRPLESVIKSMIKNFGGPKKIYAAWGRDDLILHKECIEKGIEPPFSEFLNIATLYRVQNRLKEKRIGHRAAQEAKNIEWEGRQHSGYVDAYNLAKLTLTML; from the coding sequence ATGAATCACAATCGAGTGGTATGTTTCGATTTAGAAATGTGCTGTTGGAGCAAAGATGGTGTAGGAACAACAGGAGAGATCATTGAAGTGGGTCTTGCTGAGATCGATCTTGTATCTGGAACCATCGTGAAGCGCGCGCAATATTACGTTAAGCCCGAAAAAGACGAAGTCTCTCTGTTTTGTGCAGAGCTAACAGGCATTACACCTCGCAAGATAGAAAAGCAGGGTCGCCCTTTAGAGTCGGTGATTAAATCGATGATTAAGAATTTCGGTGGCCCAAAGAAAATCTATGCTGCTTGGGGACGTGATGACCTTATCTTACATAAAGAATGTATAGAGAAAGGCATCGAACCACCGTTTAGCGAGTTCTTGAATATCGCCACACTTTATCGTGTTCAAAACCGCCTTAAAGAGAAACGCATCGGACATCGCGCCGCTCAAGAAGCTAAGAACATTGAGTGGGAAGGTCGTCAGCACTCGGGTTATGTCGATGCTTACAACCTCGCGAAACTGACATTGACGATGCTTTAG
- a CDS encoding MipA/OmpV family protein — MKHKFSPKLISYGAVLLGNAFLGNSVASAAEEQEWGVAAMFRTASIPYDTSGGDQSVNTFVPMLFFKNDYVFIDGTEMGAYLYQTEDEKWSFNAISRMRFIDIPASEQNAIEGDTADFGAQLTYQLDDQWAVETEIMSDSEYNFHGNLRAKAKYETGDWEFSPSATLRYKSADFNSEYYSASNETIGAGVDLNVGVEARYHVFSNLYLLGSTSVTRLDDNAYDSSIVEDRYQGELYLGFGFFNDKEKAPKPKLSNAPYLRVAHGWATPSNIGDIMKFNAEKDEYNNQLTSFFYGHPLTDEIFGFPLDIYLTPGIAHHWSSDVQSSSTEYIIAIKAYYTFNWPTQWRFGVAEGMSYIDSITYIEGSEMDRKGYTASHLLNYLDFSFDVNVGDLIGKNDLNNLWFGYSLHHRSAIFENASQFGRIKGGSNYNTVYFQYEF; from the coding sequence ATGAAGCACAAATTTTCACCGAAGCTCATTTCGTATGGGGCGGTTTTATTAGGTAACGCTTTTCTAGGTAATAGCGTGGCGTCGGCTGCGGAAGAGCAGGAGTGGGGCGTTGCAGCAATGTTCCGAACCGCGAGCATTCCTTACGACACCTCTGGTGGTGACCAGTCGGTTAACACATTTGTCCCGATGTTATTCTTTAAGAACGATTACGTGTTTATCGACGGTACAGAAATGGGTGCTTACCTGTATCAAACCGAAGATGAAAAGTGGTCATTTAACGCTATTTCTCGTATGCGTTTTATTGATATTCCAGCTTCAGAGCAAAACGCCATTGAGGGCGATACCGCCGATTTCGGTGCTCAACTGACTTACCAACTTGATGACCAATGGGCTGTCGAGACGGAAATTATGAGTGACAGTGAGTACAACTTCCACGGTAACCTGCGTGCCAAAGCCAAGTATGAAACTGGCGATTGGGAATTCTCTCCAAGCGCGACGCTGCGTTATAAGAGTGCCGATTTCAACAGTGAATACTATTCAGCATCCAATGAAACCATTGGTGCAGGCGTTGATCTAAATGTCGGCGTAGAAGCGCGTTATCACGTGTTTTCGAACCTTTATCTATTGGGTTCGACTAGTGTCACTCGATTGGATGACAATGCTTACGACTCTTCGATTGTGGAAGATCGTTATCAAGGTGAACTCTACCTTGGCTTTGGTTTCTTCAATGATAAAGAGAAAGCGCCTAAACCTAAGCTAAGTAACGCCCCTTACCTGCGTGTTGCACACGGTTGGGCAACGCCATCGAACATTGGCGACATCATGAAGTTCAACGCGGAGAAAGACGAATACAACAACCAACTCACATCGTTCTTTTATGGTCACCCTTTAACTGATGAGATCTTTGGTTTCCCGTTGGATATCTACCTAACGCCGGGTATTGCGCATCACTGGAGTTCAGATGTTCAATCGAGCAGCACGGAATACATCATTGCGATTAAGGCTTACTACACATTCAACTGGCCAACACAGTGGCGATTTGGTGTCGCAGAAGGTATGTCATACATAGATTCGATTACCTACATCGAAGGTTCTGAAATGGACCGTAAAGGCTACACTGCAAGCCACTTGTTGAACTACCTAGACTTCTCATTTGATGTGAATGTGGGTGACTTGATTGGTAAGAATGACCTGAACAACTTGTGGTTCGGTTACTCTCTACACCACCGTTCGGCAATCTTTGAAAACGCCTCTCAGTTTGGTCGTATCAAAGGCGGCAGTAACTACAACACCGTTTATTTCCAATATGAGTTTTAA
- a CDS encoding alkaline phosphatase D family protein, translating to MKRSTTSPLPLLLAGPILRKTTATEVVLWIVTSAPLSGTTQLFNAEQETPFYSSSLDEQESIQVGTHAWVTLIHLQGEFPTNVPLEYQIETEQGSITELAPHLIYKDTRTNNDSSRIEFKISTAADYILHGSCRNPHHPSKDSLVAADNKIANQTVLERPDMLMMSGDQIYADHVAGPTLDAIQQVIQLLGLVGEALPTDSQVSQINSSDALYESEYHLYQRHHLLPHHNTSDSLLDKLFPKRGIPIFSSTDCENHLVTLSEFIAMYLLVWSPTLWQCINRERLIDNDFKQADRQLTPAEQQQWRDESVIIDDFVAGLPQVQRLFAHIPTYMIFDDHDVTDDWNLTVGWEHAVDQNRFATQVIGNGLAAYLMCQGWGNAPEKFSSEFIEQTKQLFSPVISSNESESRVESNGDLSKNIDPQQHQQYLEMIDRFEEWHYTINTSPKVIVLDTRTRRWRSESRMNKPSGLMDWEALTEFQHQLINQEKVVIVSAAPMFGVKFIETLQKMATTIGKPLMIDAENWMAHPGSANTLISIFTHTKTPTNFVVLSGDVHYSFAYDIKLRYRRNSPNIYQITCSGIKNQFPAPLLKFCDVCDRLLYSPRSVLNYFTKRKRLKIEKRSPDNQTFYRLSNRSAIGELRLDSDGKPQAITTLSGDGKVTRFPEPD from the coding sequence TTGAAACGCTCGACGACATCACCTCTTCCCTTATTGCTTGCTGGCCCAATTTTAAGAAAAACCACCGCAACTGAGGTGGTACTCTGGATAGTCACCAGCGCCCCACTTTCGGGCACAACTCAACTATTCAATGCAGAGCAAGAAACGCCTTTTTATTCGTCATCACTCGATGAGCAAGAGTCGATTCAGGTCGGCACACACGCTTGGGTCACCTTGATTCATTTACAGGGTGAGTTCCCCACCAACGTTCCGTTGGAATATCAAATAGAAACCGAGCAAGGTTCAATCACTGAGCTGGCACCGCATTTGATTTACAAGGACACGCGAACCAACAACGACAGTTCTCGAATCGAATTTAAGATATCTACAGCTGCCGACTACATTTTGCATGGCTCTTGTCGTAACCCTCATCACCCGAGCAAGGACAGCCTAGTAGCAGCAGACAACAAAATCGCCAATCAAACGGTACTTGAACGACCGGATATGTTGATGATGAGCGGCGACCAAATCTACGCTGACCATGTGGCAGGCCCAACGCTGGATGCCATTCAGCAAGTGATTCAATTGCTTGGTCTGGTTGGTGAAGCATTACCAACCGACTCACAAGTCAGCCAAATCAATAGCAGCGATGCCTTGTATGAGAGCGAATATCACCTCTACCAACGCCATCACCTACTGCCACACCACAACACTTCGGATTCGCTGCTCGATAAGTTATTCCCTAAACGCGGGATTCCTATCTTTAGCTCGACCGATTGTGAGAATCACTTAGTCACCTTATCTGAATTCATCGCGATGTACCTGCTGGTTTGGTCCCCGACCTTGTGGCAATGCATCAACCGTGAGCGATTAATCGACAATGATTTCAAGCAGGCTGATCGTCAATTAACACCTGCCGAGCAACAACAGTGGCGTGACGAAAGCGTTATCATTGATGACTTCGTCGCAGGCTTGCCACAAGTGCAGCGATTATTCGCTCATATTCCGACTTACATGATCTTCGATGACCACGATGTCACTGATGACTGGAACTTAACCGTAGGTTGGGAACATGCCGTCGATCAAAATCGCTTTGCGACTCAAGTGATTGGTAACGGCCTTGCAGCTTATTTGATGTGCCAAGGTTGGGGTAACGCGCCAGAGAAGTTCAGCAGCGAATTCATTGAGCAGACCAAACAGCTTTTCTCTCCGGTGATTAGCAGTAACGAAAGCGAAAGTCGTGTCGAAAGCAACGGCGATCTCAGTAAGAACATCGATCCCCAACAGCACCAACAATATTTAGAGATGATCGATCGCTTTGAAGAGTGGCATTACACCATCAACACGTCACCCAAAGTGATTGTATTAGATACTCGGACACGTCGTTGGCGATCTGAATCACGAATGAACAAGCCATCGGGTCTGATGGACTGGGAAGCGCTGACGGAATTTCAGCATCAATTGATTAATCAAGAAAAGGTGGTGATTGTTTCTGCTGCACCAATGTTCGGCGTTAAGTTCATTGAAACACTACAAAAGATGGCGACAACAATAGGTAAGCCATTGATGATTGATGCTGAAAACTGGATGGCACACCCAGGCAGTGCTAACACGCTCATCAGTATCTTTACCCACACCAAAACGCCCACCAACTTTGTGGTGCTTTCTGGTGATGTTCACTACTCGTTTGCCTACGACATTAAGCTTAGGTATCGCCGAAACAGTCCGAACATCTACCAGATTACTTGTAGTGGTATCAAGAATCAGTTCCCTGCACCATTGCTTAAATTTTGCGATGTGTGTGACCGATTATTGTATAGCCCGCGCTCAGTTCTTAACTATTTCACCAAGCGAAAGCGCCTAAAAATAGAGAAACGTAGCCCTGACAATCAGACCTTTTATCGCCTTTCAAACCGCAGTGCAATTGGTGAGTTAAGGTTGGATAGCGACGGGAAGCCACAGGCGATTACGACGTTAAGTGGCGATGGAAAAGTCACGCGTTTTCCAGAACCGGACTAA
- the ugpC gene encoding sn-glycerol-3-phosphate ABC transporter ATP-binding protein UgpC codes for MAKVTLQNVNKVYDNGFHAIHDVSLDIKDGEFMVLVGPSGCAKSTMLRMVAGLESITDGQLVIGDRECNDLPPKDRGIAMVFQNYALYPHMTAYENLAFGLETAKKSKAEIKERVAKAAELLEITDLLDRKPKQMSGGQRQRVALGRAMVRNPDVFLFDEPLSNLDAKLRVSMRRRIIRLHSQLQESGKPATMIYVTHDQVEAMTMGDRVCILNQGRIMQVDTPMNVYHNPKNKFVAEFIGSPAMNMLEGTLLDQSGKACVQLNEHTIELSKAHQEKAKEWVGHRVHLGIRPEHLSVSNQANQNTLPAKVEAKEELGSEVYLHVTIFDKPVVCKLLDTEQTPDVGTHCHIQLQVEKCHVFDDASQENIHYTESK; via the coding sequence ATGGCGAAAGTAACGCTACAAAATGTAAACAAAGTCTATGACAACGGCTTCCACGCTATTCACGATGTGAGTTTAGACATCAAAGATGGTGAATTCATGGTGCTTGTTGGTCCATCAGGCTGTGCTAAATCCACGATGTTGAGAATGGTCGCGGGCTTGGAGAGCATTACCGATGGGCAGCTTGTAATTGGTGACCGAGAGTGTAATGACCTGCCGCCAAAAGACCGTGGCATCGCGATGGTATTCCAGAATTACGCTCTGTACCCGCATATGACCGCTTACGAAAACCTAGCATTTGGTTTGGAAACGGCAAAGAAATCGAAAGCCGAAATCAAAGAGCGTGTCGCCAAAGCCGCTGAGCTTCTTGAAATCACCGACCTGCTCGATAGAAAGCCAAAGCAGATGTCAGGTGGTCAGCGCCAACGTGTTGCCTTAGGGCGCGCAATGGTACGTAACCCGGATGTGTTCTTATTCGATGAACCGCTATCTAACCTAGATGCAAAATTGCGTGTGTCGATGCGTCGCCGAATCATTCGTCTGCACAGCCAACTTCAAGAATCAGGCAAGCCTGCAACCATGATCTATGTAACCCACGATCAGGTTGAAGCGATGACTATGGGAGATCGCGTCTGCATTCTTAACCAGGGTCGCATCATGCAAGTCGATACGCCGATGAATGTGTACCACAACCCTAAAAACAAGTTTGTTGCTGAGTTTATTGGCTCCCCAGCCATGAATATGCTTGAAGGCACTCTATTGGATCAAAGCGGTAAAGCGTGCGTTCAACTCAATGAGCACACCATCGAATTGTCGAAAGCACATCAAGAAAAAGCGAAAGAGTGGGTAGGGCACCGTGTTCACCTTGGTATTCGTCCAGAGCACTTGTCGGTATCTAATCAAGCGAATCAAAACACGCTACCAGCAAAAGTTGAGGCGAAAGAAGAGTTAGGGTCAGAAGTCTACTTACATGTGACCATCTTCGATAAACCGGTGGTTTGTAAGCTACTCGATACCGAGCAAACACCAGATGTCGGCACCCATTGCCACATTCAACTTCAAGTCGAGAAATGCCACGTCTTTGATGACGCTTCTCAAGAAAATATCCACTACACAGAATCAAAATAA
- a CDS encoding cellobiose phosphorylase, with translation MHHIQPGSQMNVGNESLNLTFNADGVLGAIRSDRLMVSLFDTPDSEMAISNVFLRVKSEGKLNVTPLLFFNNKIETFKQSDGSLQWVTTTEDFEAVVSIKTAGHAFFCDVSITNLSSLPLTYDLIYGQDIGLADEGAVKTNELYCSQYLDHQIFENQMGYVVCSRQNLPQSSGNPRIQLGSLSPVVGYSTDGFQFFGKEFKLTGEAVALNAPQLENQKYQYEMGYIALQTEEITLATESSKEVVFYGVVTADFPKSNSGEPIELEEITAKHAQLTLSEEMEREPLSCVHQPKGEYLQGEKLSKKEIAEFFGDDQTFADVKDGELLSFFYGESKYVTLPEKEKHLERMTGHVIASGNNQDYQQSIMSSTHYIGGVFNSQLTLGNTSFNKLLGVCRNPLNQFTHAGQRVWVVVDGTFRVLGMPSAYETGQNYSRWIYKLFGGYLEIVSFSNAQNPMIQLDITKHGIEAPLSIKVSHQLVFGNNEGEGSVEIARDGELFTVTGKNELIDQFMPKLSYGLAVQGMDVTAETIGRAESDSVEYLVLNGSLESHCSIAIGSKTDALDTTAQFMAFEAEREQYQKGIQSLTKGFNVDFSEDNGNSQRINTCLNWFTHNALVHYSTPHGLEQYSGAAWGTRDVSQGPFELFMSMQEYAKAKAVLEEIYSHQYQETGTWPQWFMFDQYATIQQEEAHGDIVVWPLKALADYLNTTGDISILDVELPYTLAEEGFVKSESSFTLMHHVQTQIQHMLDNLVPGTSLSCYGDGDWDDTLQPANQSLRENMVSGWTIPLTLQALKGMYQALQGSEHQNYAASLMELADKMESDYHHYLIKDGVIAGFIHFDRDEEGSVKQIEHLLHPSDQKTGINYRLLPASRSIISEVFDPEMASSHMEIIKQNLVHPDGVRLMDKMAEYKAGKQSYFKRAELAANLGREVGLQYCHAHIRFIEALCKLGDAEAVFDNLYKIIPVGIQDHVPNAELRQSNAYFSSSDAKFNDRPTAYDNFDQVKNGEVAVKGGWRIYSSGPGIYVNQLISNVFGVRFSNNDLILDPVISSRVGQTKIHFELDEKPMTLVIDLVEGSHTPKAISINGETVPFELTENRYRSGGAKISREWLLQRLSSEENTLHISL, from the coding sequence ATGCACCACATTCAACCTGGATCACAAATGAACGTTGGCAACGAAAGCCTAAACCTCACATTCAACGCAGATGGCGTACTAGGCGCAATTCGCAGTGATCGTTTAATGGTGTCTTTGTTCGATACGCCTGACTCAGAAATGGCTATCTCGAATGTATTTCTTCGTGTTAAAAGCGAAGGTAAATTAAATGTCACACCACTGCTTTTTTTTAATAACAAGATTGAAACGTTTAAGCAGAGCGATGGTTCATTACAGTGGGTAACAACAACGGAAGACTTTGAAGCTGTTGTGTCGATTAAAACGGCTGGCCATGCGTTTTTCTGCGATGTGAGCATTACCAACCTCTCTTCACTGCCACTGACGTATGACCTGATTTACGGTCAAGACATAGGTCTTGCGGATGAAGGCGCAGTTAAAACCAATGAACTGTACTGCTCTCAGTACCTTGACCATCAAATCTTTGAAAACCAAATGGGTTACGTGGTTTGTAGCCGTCAGAACTTGCCTCAATCTTCAGGCAACCCGCGCATTCAATTGGGTTCTCTTTCTCCTGTCGTTGGCTACAGCACCGATGGTTTCCAGTTCTTTGGCAAAGAGTTCAAGTTAACAGGTGAGGCCGTAGCATTGAACGCGCCGCAACTTGAAAACCAAAAATATCAATATGAGATGGGTTACATCGCGCTTCAAACTGAAGAGATCACGCTTGCAACAGAATCGTCTAAGGAAGTGGTTTTCTATGGTGTTGTCACTGCGGACTTCCCGAAATCAAATTCGGGCGAGCCTATTGAACTGGAAGAGATTACAGCTAAGCACGCTCAACTGACGTTATCTGAAGAAATGGAACGTGAGCCTTTATCTTGTGTGCACCAACCTAAAGGCGAGTACCTGCAGGGCGAGAAGCTGAGCAAGAAAGAGATCGCAGAGTTCTTCGGTGATGATCAAACGTTCGCAGACGTTAAAGACGGTGAACTGCTTTCATTCTTCTACGGCGAAAGCAAATACGTGACGCTGCCAGAAAAAGAGAAGCATCTAGAGCGTATGACAGGTCATGTGATTGCGTCGGGTAATAATCAAGATTACCAGCAATCTATCATGAGCTCGACTCACTACATCGGCGGTGTTTTCAACTCACAGCTGACGCTGGGTAATACCTCATTCAATAAGCTGTTGGGCGTGTGCCGAAACCCGTTAAACCAATTCACTCATGCAGGGCAAAGAGTATGGGTTGTAGTGGATGGAACCTTCCGCGTATTGGGCATGCCTTCGGCTTACGAAACTGGCCAAAACTATTCACGTTGGATTTATAAACTATTTGGCGGCTACCTAGAGATCGTTTCGTTCTCAAATGCACAAAACCCAATGATCCAGCTAGATATCACTAAGCACGGTATTGAGGCTCCGCTTTCAATCAAAGTGTCACACCAACTTGTTTTTGGTAACAACGAAGGTGAAGGCAGTGTTGAGATTGCAAGAGATGGCGAACTGTTCACAGTGACAGGCAAAAATGAACTGATTGATCAATTCATGCCGAAGCTGAGCTATGGTCTTGCAGTGCAAGGCATGGACGTAACGGCGGAAACGATCGGACGTGCGGAGTCTGATTCAGTGGAGTACTTGGTACTTAACGGTTCTCTTGAGAGCCACTGTTCCATCGCGATTGGCAGTAAGACGGACGCGCTAGATACTACCGCACAATTTATGGCGTTTGAGGCGGAACGCGAGCAATACCAAAAAGGTATTCAGTCACTGACCAAAGGCTTCAATGTTGATTTCAGTGAAGACAATGGAAACAGCCAGCGCATCAATACGTGTCTGAACTGGTTCACTCACAATGCTTTAGTTCACTACTCGACACCACACGGCTTAGAGCAATACTCAGGTGCGGCATGGGGTACGCGTGATGTTTCTCAAGGCCCATTCGAATTGTTTATGTCGATGCAGGAATACGCAAAGGCAAAAGCGGTGCTAGAAGAGATCTACAGCCACCAATACCAAGAAACGGGTACTTGGCCTCAGTGGTTCATGTTTGACCAATACGCAACTATTCAACAAGAAGAAGCGCACGGTGACATCGTAGTGTGGCCGCTCAAAGCTCTAGCTGATTACCTAAATACGACGGGTGACATCAGCATTCTGGATGTTGAACTGCCATACACGCTAGCAGAAGAGGGTTTTGTAAAGAGCGAAAGCAGCTTCACGTTAATGCATCACGTACAAACTCAAATCCAGCATATGCTGGATAACCTTGTACCTGGCACATCACTCTCTTGTTACGGTGATGGCGACTGGGACGATACGCTACAGCCAGCGAATCAATCACTGCGTGAGAACATGGTGAGTGGTTGGACAATTCCATTAACGCTACAAGCGCTTAAAGGAATGTACCAAGCCCTTCAAGGTAGTGAACATCAAAACTACGCCGCTTCTTTGATGGAATTGGCCGACAAGATGGAAAGCGATTACCACCACTACTTGATTAAAGATGGCGTGATTGCAGGCTTTATCCACTTCGATCGCGATGAAGAGGGAAGCGTTAAGCAAATCGAACACTTGCTGCATCCATCAGATCAAAAAACGGGTATCAACTACCGACTATTGCCAGCAAGCCGCTCAATCATTTCAGAAGTGTTTGATCCAGAAATGGCAAGCTCTCACATGGAGATCATTAAGCAAAACCTTGTGCACCCTGACGGAGTTCGCTTGATGGATAAAATGGCTGAGTACAAAGCAGGTAAACAGAGCTACTTTAAGCGCGCAGAACTGGCAGCCAACCTTGGACGTGAAGTGGGCCTTCAGTATTGTCACGCTCATATTCGATTCATCGAAGCGCTGTGTAAGTTGGGCGACGCGGAAGCAGTATTCGACAACCTGTACAAAATTATCCCTGTGGGTATTCAAGACCACGTGCCAAATGCTGAGCTTCGTCAGTCGAATGCATACTTCTCAAGTTCAGATGCGAAGTTCAATGACAGACCAACGGCTTACGATAACTTTGACCAAGTGAAAAACGGTGAGGTTGCGGTGAAAGGTGGCTGGAGAATCTACTCAAGTGGTCCGGGTATCTATGTGAATCAACTTATCTCTAACGTATTTGGCGTTCGATTCTCGAACAACGATCTCATTCTTGACCCAGTAATCTCTTCGCGAGTTGGTCAAACGAAGATTCACTTCGAGCTTGATGAGAAGCCAATGACCTTAGTTATCGATTTGGTTGAAGGTTCACACACGCCAAAAGCAATCTCGATAAACGGTGAAACGGTGCCATTCGAGCTTACTGAGAACCGCTACCGCTCTGGTGGCGCGAAGATCTCGCGCGAATGGTTGCTTCAGAGATTGAGTAGTGAAGAAAACACCCTTCATATCTCCCTTTAA
- a CDS encoding antibiotic biosynthesis monooxygenase family protein → MKSLIKRAIALSLLSVSPLVLAQPVVLINTFSVETSKEAETLAYWESARDVLIEQPGYISTTLHRSLSADATYLYVNVANWESQKHFIDAISVMRKQLPALDIKGVTADPNLYEVIRH, encoded by the coding sequence ATCAAGAGTTTGATTAAACGAGCCATTGCGTTGAGTTTGTTGAGTGTGAGCCCCTTAGTTTTAGCCCAGCCCGTTGTACTTATTAACACCTTCTCAGTTGAAACTAGTAAAGAAGCTGAAACGTTAGCGTATTGGGAAAGCGCTAGGGACGTACTCATTGAACAACCGGGATACATCTCTACCACGCTGCACCGCTCACTAAGCGCTGATGCCACCTACCTGTATGTGAACGTCGCTAATTGGGAGAGCCAGAAGCATTTTATCGACGCTATCTCTGTGATGAGGAAACAACTGCCTGCACTCGATATTAAGGGTGTGACTGCCGATCCCAATCTTTACGAAGTTATTCGCCACTAA
- a CDS encoding winged helix-turn-helix domain-containing protein, translating to MHLTHLMNNNKIQEYSLVIELENRQLLNLSLNKHVTLSPSECLILKHLMDNCSQTIGREFLLKHCWPGRVVTSSSLNVAIKNVRTALKAVGSECKVVTVQKEGYCFISPDKGEAQVTELINNPSERAPERLEINSAPQVVKDPIEVSDVIEMPSSKRHSLLNQANGKNKLYFVPLAAGIAASALLVVVLSCLGFFMEKTSINGIAVYHDSVNLDSMLVEDLTSIAEPGVEAIYLHRMGVDCGAIQVVILNQSGWKDISSSFKLTHCNDAHVGLYEIEPINRLGINQATEGTVDEA from the coding sequence ATGCATTTAACTCACCTTATGAATAATAATAAAATACAAGAATATAGCTTGGTTATTGAACTTGAAAATCGACAGCTGCTTAACCTTTCTTTAAATAAGCATGTGACCTTATCCCCATCAGAATGTTTAATTTTAAAGCACTTGATGGATAATTGTTCACAAACCATAGGGCGAGAGTTCCTCCTAAAGCATTGTTGGCCGGGTAGGGTGGTAACAAGCAGTTCTCTTAACGTCGCAATTAAAAACGTTCGTACCGCGCTTAAAGCAGTCGGTTCGGAATGCAAAGTTGTCACGGTCCAAAAAGAAGGATATTGCTTTATTTCACCAGATAAAGGTGAGGCTCAAGTGACTGAGCTTATCAACAACCCTAGCGAGAGAGCCCCAGAGCGACTAGAAATTAACAGTGCTCCGCAAGTAGTAAAAGATCCTATCGAAGTTTCTGATGTTATAGAGATGCCTTCTTCTAAGCGTCACTCATTACTTAATCAAGCTAATGGCAAAAACAAACTCTATTTTGTACCGTTAGCGGCTGGTATTGCGGCGAGCGCGTTGTTGGTCGTGGTGTTGTCTTGTCTTGGCTTTTTTATGGAGAAAACGTCTATTAATGGGATTGCGGTGTACCACGACAGCGTCAACTTGGATTCAATGCTGGTGGAAGACTTAACATCGATTGCTGAACCTGGAGTCGAAGCAATATACCTGCATCGTATGGGTGTTGATTGCGGCGCTATACAGGTGGTGATATTGAACCAAAGTGGCTGGAAAGACATCAGCTCAAGCTTTAAATTGACACACTGCAATGATGCGCACGTTGGGCTTTATGAGATCGAACCAATTAATAGGCTGGGAATAAACCAAGCAACAGAAGGAACGGTTGATGAAGCGTAA
- a CDS encoding cytochrome b/b6 domain-containing protein, whose protein sequence is MNREIIQNRINKHENNKVDSLHWAMLCAVMMTLTLGFISSRLLPFPDKYPTILIHQIFGSVVLVLINILIARMLAKPKRGERRFTIPRVVQLIQAVTLTFITVSGLSIALIDTPIFSVYSWVFSEGATKREMVSLLFFIHATAIKVFMSLVTLHVLGAMKHHFFDKGDKLKNMLGK, encoded by the coding sequence ATGAACCGAGAAATAATACAAAATAGAATAAACAAACACGAAAATAACAAAGTCGATTCATTACATTGGGCAATGTTGTGTGCTGTTATGATGACCTTAACGCTTGGGTTTATATCAAGCCGATTGCTCCCCTTCCCAGATAAATACCCAACAATATTAATACATCAGATTTTTGGTTCTGTTGTTTTGGTGTTGATCAACATACTGATTGCAAGAATGCTCGCTAAACCGAAAAGAGGTGAACGTCGATTTACCATCCCTAGAGTAGTTCAACTTATTCAGGCGGTAACACTGACCTTTATTACGGTATCGGGTTTAAGTATCGCATTGATTGATACACCGATATTCAGTGTTTACTCATGGGTATTTAGTGAAGGGGCAACAAAAAGAGAGATGGTTAGCCTATTGTTTTTTATTCATGCAACTGCAATTAAGGTGTTCATGTCGTTGGTCACATTACATGTGTTAGGCGCGATGAAGCATCACTTTTTCGATAAGGGTGATAAGTTAAAAAACATGCTTGGCAAGTAG